The following are from one region of the Erwinia billingiae Eb661 genome:
- the rhlB gene encoding ATP-dependent RNA helicase RhlB — protein sequence MSKTHLTEQKFSDFALHPQVIEALETKGFHNCTPIQALALPFTLSGRDVAGQAQTGTGKTMAFLTSTFHHLLSNPAPEGRQVNQPRALILAPTRELAVQIHADAEPLTQATGLKLGLAYGGDGYDKQLKVLESGVDILIGTTGRLIDYTKQNHVNLGAIQVVVLDEADRMFDLGFIKDIRWLFRRMPAANQRLNMLFSATLSFRVRELAFENMNNAEYVEVEPEQKTGHRIKEELFYPSNEEKMRLLQTLLEEEWPDRAIIFANTKHRCEDVWGHLAADGHRVGLLTGDVAQKKRLRILDDFTKGDVDILVATDVAARGLHIPAVTHVFNYDLPDDREDYVHRIGRTGRAGANGHSISLACEEYALNLPAIEEYIGHSITVSRYNSDALMTELPPPKRLTRHRSGNGPRRGGNNNRRSSAPRNNNRKRSG from the coding sequence ATGAGCAAAACACACTTAACCGAACAGAAGTTTTCCGACTTCGCCCTGCACCCTCAGGTGATTGAAGCCCTTGAAACTAAAGGCTTTCATAACTGCACGCCGATTCAGGCGCTGGCATTGCCTTTCACGCTCTCAGGGCGTGATGTAGCGGGACAGGCGCAAACCGGTACCGGAAAAACGATGGCGTTCCTGACGTCAACGTTCCATCATCTTCTTTCTAACCCTGCGCCAGAAGGCCGTCAGGTGAATCAGCCACGTGCGCTGATCCTGGCCCCTACGCGCGAATTAGCCGTACAGATCCATGCCGATGCTGAACCGCTGACGCAGGCAACCGGTCTCAAGCTTGGGCTTGCTTATGGCGGTGACGGCTACGATAAGCAGCTGAAAGTGCTGGAAAGCGGTGTCGATATTTTAATCGGCACCACGGGCCGACTGATTGACTATACCAAGCAAAATCACGTTAACCTCGGCGCCATTCAGGTGGTTGTGCTCGATGAAGCGGATCGCATGTTCGATCTCGGCTTTATTAAAGATATTCGTTGGCTGTTCCGCCGGATGCCTGCGGCAAATCAGCGTCTGAACATGCTGTTCTCCGCGACCCTCTCTTTCCGTGTTCGCGAACTGGCGTTCGAAAACATGAACAACGCGGAATATGTGGAAGTGGAACCCGAGCAGAAAACCGGCCACCGCATCAAAGAAGAACTTTTCTATCCTTCTAATGAAGAGAAGATGCGCCTGCTGCAAACCTTGCTGGAAGAAGAGTGGCCAGATCGTGCCATTATCTTCGCGAACACCAAGCACCGTTGTGAAGATGTCTGGGGCCACCTGGCAGCAGATGGACACCGTGTTGGGCTGTTGACCGGCGATGTGGCACAGAAGAAACGTCTGCGTATTTTGGATGACTTCACTAAAGGTGATGTTGATATCCTGGTCGCCACCGACGTTGCCGCGCGTGGCCTGCATATCCCTGCGGTAACCCACGTGTTCAACTATGACCTGCCGGATGACCGTGAAGACTACGTGCACCGTATTGGTCGTACCGGACGCGCTGGCGCCAATGGACATTCTATCAGCCTGGCGTGTGAAGAGTACGCGCTGAATCTGCCTGCTATCGAAGAGTATATTGGCCACAGCATTACCGTGAGCCGCTATAACAGTGATGCGCTGATGACTGAACTGCCGCCACCGAAGCGTTTAACACGTCATCGTTCTGGCAATGGTCCACGTCGTGGCGGCAACAACAATCGCCGCAGCAGTGCACCACGCAACAATAACCGTAAACGTTCAGGTTAA
- the wecA gene encoding UDP-N-acetylglucosamine--undecaprenyl-phosphate N-acetylglucosaminephosphotransferase: MNLLNMSTELALIFVFSMVFLFFARKAAKKVGLVDKPNYRKRHQGVVPLVGGISVFAGTCFGFAITNFYIPHALLYLCCAGMLVLIGALDDRWDISVKIRAIVQAIVAVLMMSMGKLYLLSLGYIFGPWELIVGPFGYVLTLFAVWAAINAFNMVDGIDGLLGGLSCVTFLAMGIILLLDGQQSLAMWCFIMIVAIVPYILLNLGVFGRRYKVFMGDAGSTLIGFTIIWILLEATQGQYHPITPVTALWLIAIPLMDMVAIMYRRLSKGMSPFSADRQHIHHLIMRAGFTSRQACFLITLAAALLAAVGVLGESLSFIPDWAMLVLFLMAFMLYGYCIKRAWRVARMIKRFKRRLRQTQ; this comes from the coding sequence GTGAATTTACTCAATATGAGTACTGAGCTTGCTTTAATATTTGTCTTTTCGATGGTTTTCCTCTTTTTTGCCCGTAAAGCAGCTAAAAAGGTTGGTCTGGTAGACAAGCCTAACTACCGTAAGCGCCACCAGGGTGTGGTTCCTTTGGTGGGCGGCATCTCTGTTTTTGCCGGGACCTGCTTTGGCTTTGCCATCACTAACTTCTATATTCCCCACGCTTTGCTCTATCTTTGCTGCGCTGGCATGTTGGTCCTTATCGGTGCCCTCGACGACCGGTGGGATATCAGCGTCAAAATTCGTGCTATCGTCCAGGCCATTGTTGCCGTGCTGATGATGAGTATGGGCAAGCTTTACTTGCTCAGCCTGGGATACATCTTTGGTCCCTGGGAACTGATTGTCGGCCCCTTTGGTTATGTCCTTACCCTGTTTGCCGTCTGGGCAGCAATCAACGCCTTTAATATGGTGGATGGCATAGACGGACTGTTGGGTGGGCTGTCCTGCGTCACTTTCCTCGCGATGGGCATCATCCTGTTACTGGATGGTCAGCAGAGCCTGGCGATGTGGTGCTTCATTATGATTGTCGCCATCGTGCCCTATATCTTGTTGAACCTGGGCGTGTTTGGTCGCCGCTATAAAGTGTTTATGGGCGATGCGGGAAGTACGCTGATTGGTTTTACCATCATCTGGATCCTGCTCGAGGCAACACAGGGTCAGTATCACCCGATCACCCCGGTCACTGCACTCTGGCTGATTGCTATCCCGTTGATGGACATGGTTGCTATTATGTACCGCCGCCTGAGTAAAGGGATGAGCCCGTTCTCCGCCGATCGGCAGCATATTCACCACCTGATTATGCGTGCCGGGTTCACCTCCAGGCAGGCGTGTTTCCTGATTACGCTGGCGGCAGCGTTGCTGGCTGCGGTGGGCGTGTTGGGCGAGTCGCTGAGTTTTATCCCTGACTGGGCGATGCTGGTGCTGTTCCTGATGGCCTTTATGCTTTACGGCTACTGCATCAAGCGGGCATGGCGGGTGGCCAGAATGATCAAACGCTTCAAAAGACGCTTACGGCAGACACAGTAA
- the rho gene encoding transcription termination factor Rho: MNLTELKNTPVSDLITLGENMGLENQARMRKQDIIFSILKQHAKSGEDIFGDGVLEILQDGFGFLRSGDSSYLAGPDDIYVSPSQIRRFNLRTGDTISGKIRPPKEGERYFALLKVNEVNYDKPENARNKILFENLTPLHANSRLRMERGNGSTEDLTARVLDLASPIGRGQRGLIVAPPKAGKTMLLQNIATSIAYNHPDCVLMVLLIDERPEEVTEMQRLVKGEVIASTFDEPASRHVQVAEMVIEKAKRLVEHKKDVIILLDSITRLARAYNTVVPASGKVLTGGVDANALHRPKRFFGAARNVEEGGSLTIIATALVDTGSKMDEVIYEEFKGTGNMELHLARKIAEKRVFPAIDYNRSGTRKEELLTSSEELQKMWILRKIIHPMGEIDAMEFLINKLAMTKTNDEFFDMMKRS, from the coding sequence ATGAATCTTACCGAATTAAAAAATACGCCGGTTTCTGACCTGATTACACTCGGCGAAAACATGGGGCTTGAAAACCAGGCCCGTATGCGCAAACAGGACATTATCTTCTCCATCCTGAAGCAGCATGCAAAAAGCGGCGAAGACATCTTCGGCGACGGCGTACTGGAAATTTTGCAGGATGGCTTCGGATTCCTCCGTTCTGGAGACAGTTCCTACCTCGCCGGTCCTGATGATATCTACGTTTCCCCTAGCCAAATCCGCCGCTTCAACCTCCGCACTGGTGACACCATTTCCGGCAAGATCCGCCCGCCGAAAGAAGGTGAGCGTTATTTCGCCCTGCTGAAAGTTAATGAAGTTAACTACGACAAACCTGAAAACGCCCGCAACAAAATCCTGTTCGAAAACTTAACCCCGCTGCACGCAAACTCTCGTCTGCGCATGGAACGTGGTAACGGTTCGACCGAGGATTTGACCGCTCGCGTACTGGACCTGGCCTCGCCAATTGGTCGTGGTCAGCGTGGTCTGATCGTTGCACCACCAAAAGCCGGTAAAACCATGCTGCTGCAGAACATCGCCACCAGCATCGCTTACAACCACCCAGACTGCGTACTGATGGTACTGCTGATTGACGAGCGTCCGGAAGAAGTGACCGAGATGCAGCGTCTGGTGAAAGGCGAAGTGATTGCATCTACCTTCGATGAGCCAGCATCACGCCACGTGCAGGTTGCCGAAATGGTTATCGAGAAGGCCAAGCGCCTGGTTGAGCACAAGAAAGACGTGATCATCCTGCTGGACTCCATTACCCGTCTGGCGCGTGCCTACAACACCGTTGTTCCTGCTTCAGGTAAAGTCCTGACCGGTGGTGTTGATGCTAACGCCCTGCACCGTCCAAAGCGTTTCTTCGGTGCTGCACGTAACGTAGAAGAGGGCGGAAGCCTGACAATCATCGCCACCGCACTGGTTGATACCGGTTCGAAGATGGACGAAGTGATCTACGAAGAATTTAAAGGTACAGGCAACATGGAACTGCATCTGGCGCGTAAAATCGCTGAGAAGCGTGTGTTCCCTGCTATCGATTACAACCGTTCAGGTACGCGTAAAGAAGAGCTGCTTACCAGCTCGGAAGAACTGCAGAAGATGTGGATCCTGCGCAAAATCATCCATCCAATGGGTGAAATTGACGCGATGGAGTTCCTCATCAACAAGTTGGCAATGACCAAAACCAACGATGAGTTCTTCGACATGATGAAACGCTCTTAA
- the trxA gene encoding thioredoxin TrxA → MSSDKIVHLTDDSFDSDVLKAEGLTLVDFWAEWCGPCKMIAPILDEVAEEYDGKLTIAKLNIDDNPGTAPKYGIRGIPTLLLFKNGEVAATKVGALSKGQLKEFLNANLG, encoded by the coding sequence ATGAGCAGCGATAAAATTGTTCACCTGACCGACGACAGCTTCGATTCCGACGTATTAAAAGCAGAAGGTTTGACGCTGGTCGACTTCTGGGCAGAGTGGTGTGGTCCTTGTAAAATGATCGCCCCAATCCTCGATGAAGTCGCCGAAGAGTACGACGGCAAGCTGACAATCGCGAAACTGAATATCGACGATAACCCGGGCACCGCGCCTAAATACGGTATTCGTGGTATTCCTACTTTGCTGCTGTTCAAAAACGGCGAAGTCGCGGCGACGAAAGTTGGCGCCCTTTCTAAAGGCCAGCTCAAAGAGTTCCTTAACGCGAACCTGGGCTAA
- the gppA gene encoding guanosine-5'-triphosphate,3'-diphosphate diphosphatase, with protein MLSASSLYAAIDLGSNSFHMLVVREVAGNIQTVARIKRKVRLAAGLDSENHLSDEAMERGWQCLRLFSEQLQDIPAEQIRVVATATLRLASNAGTFLQTAQHILGCPVNVISGEEEARLIYQGVAHTTGGSDKRLVVDIGGGSTELVTGSGSQTTSLFSLSMGCVTWLERYFGDRHLAKANFEQAELAARAMIRPIAAELREHGWQVCVGASGTVQALQEIMMAQGMDERITLSKLQQLKQRAIQCGKLEELEIEGLTLERALVFPSGLSILIAIFTELNIHSMTLAGGALREGLVYGMLHLPIDRDIRSRTLKNIQRRFTIDAEQADRVRNLAESFARQVSHSWKLDDRCRELLDSACLMHEIGLSVDFKQAPQHAAYLIRHLDLPGFTPAQKKLLATLLQNQVNSIDLAVLSQQNAIPPRMAERLCRLLRLAIIFSSRRRDDTLPAVRLHADDDALHVTLPAGWLEAHPLRAELLEQECHWQSYVHWPLTIG; from the coding sequence ATGCTGAGCGCGTCATCACTTTATGCTGCTATCGATCTGGGATCGAACAGTTTTCATATGTTGGTGGTGCGCGAGGTGGCTGGAAATATCCAGACCGTAGCGCGCATCAAGCGCAAAGTGCGTCTGGCCGCCGGCCTCGATAGCGAAAACCATCTTTCCGATGAAGCGATGGAGCGCGGCTGGCAGTGTCTGCGGCTGTTCTCAGAGCAGTTGCAGGACATTCCTGCTGAGCAAATTCGCGTCGTCGCCACCGCCACGCTGCGGCTGGCGTCGAATGCCGGCACCTTCCTGCAAACCGCCCAACACATTCTTGGCTGCCCGGTGAATGTCATCAGCGGCGAGGAAGAAGCACGCCTGATCTATCAGGGCGTTGCGCATACCACCGGCGGATCCGATAAGCGCCTGGTGGTGGACATTGGCGGCGGCAGTACGGAGCTGGTAACCGGAAGCGGTTCGCAAACCACCTCCCTTTTCAGCCTGTCGATGGGATGTGTCACCTGGCTTGAGCGCTATTTTGGCGATCGTCATCTGGCGAAAGCCAATTTTGAACAGGCAGAACTTGCCGCTCGTGCGATGATCCGCCCGATTGCTGCTGAGCTACGTGAGCACGGCTGGCAGGTCTGTGTGGGGGCTTCTGGCACCGTACAGGCGTTGCAGGAAATTATGATGGCGCAGGGCATGGATGAACGCATCACCCTGAGCAAGCTGCAGCAGTTGAAGCAGCGGGCGATTCAGTGCGGCAAGCTGGAAGAGCTGGAGATCGAAGGGCTGACGCTGGAGCGCGCGCTGGTATTTCCAAGCGGTCTGTCGATTCTGATCGCTATTTTCACCGAGCTGAATATCCACAGCATGACGCTGGCGGGCGGTGCACTGCGTGAAGGCCTGGTTTATGGCATGCTTCATTTGCCGATCGATCGTGATATTCGCAGCCGCACGCTGAAAAATATCCAGCGTCGTTTCACTATTGATGCCGAGCAAGCCGACCGCGTGCGCAATCTGGCAGAAAGTTTCGCCCGCCAGGTCAGCCACAGCTGGAAACTGGACGATCGATGTCGGGAGCTGCTGGACAGTGCCTGCCTGATGCACGAAATCGGTCTGAGCGTCGATTTCAAACAGGCTCCGCAACACGCTGCCTATCTGATCCGCCATCTCGACCTTCCCGGCTTTACTCCCGCACAGAAAAAACTGCTGGCAACCTTGCTGCAAAATCAGGTCAACAGTATCGATCTGGCGGTACTAAGCCAGCAAAATGCCATCCCTCCGCGAATGGCTGAACGACTCTGTCGTTTGCTGCGTCTGGCGATCATTTTCTCCAGCCGTCGACGTGACGATACGCTACCTGCGGTTCGGCTTCATGCCGATGACGATGCGTTGCATGTGACGCTGCCCGCAGGCTGGTTGGAAGCGCATCCGCTTCGTGCGGAGCTGCTGGAGCAAGAATGCCACTGGCAGAGCTATGTTCACTGGCCGCTGACCATCGGCTGA
- the wzzE gene encoding ECA polysaccharide chain length modulation protein: MTHPDVTHNELDIRGLCCTLWQGKKWIAGVALVFVLLAWIGSLLVTSQWSSTAVTDRPTVNMLSSYYSQQQFLNNLDLRASQSADTPPSVMAEAYQEFVMQLSAYDTRREFWLQTDYYKQRQHGNTRDDAVLLDELIANIQYQPADAAKNLNDSVRLVAETSKDANTLLRQYVAFASQRAATHLNEELTGAWAARTIQMKAQVKRQEAVAKAIYDRQVNSVQQALKIAQQQGFEQAKTDTPSEQLPDSELFLLGRPLLQARLENLQATGPGYDLDYDQNKAMLSTLNVGPTLVTTFQTYRYLRTPEEPVKRDSPRRLFLMIMWGAVGALIGAGIALARRPR, encoded by the coding sequence ATGACGCATCCTGACGTTACCCATAACGAGCTGGATATTCGCGGGCTTTGCTGCACGTTATGGCAGGGTAAAAAATGGATTGCGGGCGTGGCGCTGGTGTTTGTCCTGCTTGCCTGGATCGGGTCGCTGTTGGTGACGTCACAATGGAGTAGCACCGCGGTTACCGATCGTCCGACGGTCAATATGCTGAGCAGCTACTATTCGCAACAGCAATTCCTGAATAATCTGGATCTGCGCGCCAGTCAGTCTGCGGATACCCCTCCTTCGGTGATGGCTGAGGCCTACCAGGAGTTTGTGATGCAACTGTCTGCCTATGACACCCGTCGCGAATTCTGGCTGCAAACGGACTATTACAAGCAGCGGCAGCACGGCAACACCCGTGATGACGCAGTGTTGTTAGACGAGCTGATTGCCAACATTCAGTATCAGCCGGCGGATGCCGCTAAAAACCTCAATGATTCCGTGCGTCTGGTTGCTGAGACGTCGAAAGATGCCAATACGCTGTTACGCCAGTATGTGGCTTTCGCCAGCCAGCGTGCGGCCACGCACCTAAATGAAGAGCTGACCGGTGCCTGGGCAGCCAGAACCATCCAGATGAAAGCACAGGTTAAAAGGCAAGAAGCCGTCGCGAAAGCGATCTACGATCGTCAGGTGAACAGTGTTCAGCAGGCGTTGAAAATTGCCCAACAGCAGGGTTTTGAACAGGCCAAAACGGATACCCCTTCCGAACAGCTGCCCGATTCTGAACTGTTCCTGTTAGGTCGCCCGCTGCTGCAGGCCAGGCTGGAAAATCTGCAGGCGACCGGACCGGGTTACGATCTGGACTATGATCAAAACAAAGCCATGTTGTCGACGCTGAATGTCGGCCCAACATTGGTGACTACTTTCCAGACTTACCGCTATCTGCGTACACCGGAGGAGCCGGTGAAACGCGACAGCCCTCGTCGCCTGTTTTTGATGATTATGTGGGGCGCTGTGGGTGCCTTAATTGGGGCAGGGATTGCACTGGCACGTCGACCGCGCTAA
- the rep gene encoding DNA helicase Rep, whose translation MRLNPGQQHAVEFVTGPCLVLAGAGSGKTRVITNKIAHLIRECGYQARHIAAVTFTNKASREMKERVAQTLGRKEARGLMISTFHTLGLEIIKREYAALGMKSNFSLFDDQDQLALLKDLTEEWLENDKTLLQQLISTISNWKNDLMDPSRAAAGAVSERDKLFAHCYGLYDKHLKSCNVLDFDDLILLPTLLFQRNQEVLERWQQRIRYLLVDEYQDTNTSQYELVKLLVGARARFTVVGDDDQSIYSWRGARPQNLVLLNEDFPALQVIKLEQNYRSTERILKAANILIANNPHVFEKRLFSELGYGAELKVVTANNEDHEAERTIGELIAHHFINKTQYKDYAILYRGNHQSRVFEKMLMQNRIPYRISGGTSFFSRPEIKDLLAYLRVLTNPNDDSAFMRIVNTPRREIGSATLQKLGEWAMQRNKSLFTASFDMGLEQTLSGRGLESLQRFTFWLQEVAQLAEREPVAAVRDLIRGIDYESWLFETSASPKAAEMRMKNVNTLFQWMTEMLEGSDIDEAMTLTQVVTRFTLRDMMERGESEEDMDQVQLMTLHASKGLEFPYVYLVGMEEGLLPHQSSIDENNVEEERRLAYVGITRARKELTFTLCRERRQYGETIRPEPSRFLMELPQDDLKWESERKIVSAEERMQTGQSRVANLKAMLDKAKGK comes from the coding sequence ATGCGTCTGAATCCTGGCCAACAACATGCCGTCGAATTTGTTACCGGGCCCTGCCTGGTGCTGGCGGGTGCGGGGTCGGGCAAAACACGCGTGATCACCAATAAAATCGCCCATCTGATCCGTGAATGCGGCTATCAGGCGCGCCATATTGCCGCGGTAACCTTTACCAACAAGGCCTCGCGCGAGATGAAAGAGCGTGTGGCGCAAACGCTCGGGCGCAAAGAAGCGCGTGGGCTGATGATTTCCACCTTCCACACCCTGGGGCTGGAGATCATCAAGCGCGAGTATGCCGCGTTGGGTATGAAGTCGAACTTTTCGCTATTTGACGATCAGGATCAGCTGGCTTTGCTGAAGGATCTGACCGAAGAGTGGCTGGAAAATGACAAGACCTTGCTGCAACAGCTGATCTCCACGATCTCCAACTGGAAGAACGATCTGATGGATCCCTCCCGTGCGGCGGCGGGTGCCGTGTCGGAGCGGGATAAGCTTTTCGCCCACTGTTATGGCCTGTACGACAAGCATCTGAAGTCCTGCAACGTGCTCGACTTTGATGATTTGATTTTGCTGCCGACCCTGCTTTTCCAGCGCAATCAGGAAGTGCTGGAGCGCTGGCAACAGCGCATCCGTTACCTGCTGGTGGATGAATATCAGGATACCAACACCAGCCAGTATGAACTGGTGAAGCTGCTGGTGGGCGCACGCGCGCGTTTTACCGTGGTAGGGGATGACGATCAGTCGATCTACTCCTGGCGCGGCGCGCGGCCGCAAAACCTGGTGCTGCTAAACGAGGATTTCCCGGCGTTGCAGGTCATCAAGCTGGAACAGAATTACCGCTCCACCGAGCGCATCCTGAAAGCCGCCAATATTCTGATTGCCAACAATCCGCATGTGTTTGAGAAACGCCTTTTCTCCGAACTGGGTTATGGCGCAGAGCTGAAAGTCGTCACCGCCAACAACGAAGATCATGAGGCGGAGCGGACGATTGGTGAATTGATTGCCCATCACTTTATCAATAAGACCCAGTACAAGGATTACGCGATCCTCTATCGTGGCAACCATCAGTCGCGCGTATTCGAAAAAATGCTGATGCAGAACCGCATTCCTTACCGCATCTCCGGGGGAACCTCTTTCTTCTCCCGACCGGAGATCAAGGATCTGCTGGCGTATCTGCGCGTGCTGACCAATCCCAATGATGACAGCGCATTTATGCGCATTGTGAATACGCCCCGGCGTGAAATTGGCTCGGCGACGTTGCAGAAGCTGGGTGAGTGGGCGATGCAGCGCAACAAGAGTTTGTTTACCGCCAGCTTCGATATGGGGCTTGAGCAGACGTTGTCAGGACGTGGGCTGGAATCGCTACAGCGCTTCACGTTCTGGCTGCAGGAAGTCGCACAGCTGGCTGAACGTGAGCCGGTCGCCGCTGTTCGCGATCTAATCCGCGGTATCGACTATGAAAGCTGGCTGTTTGAAACCTCTGCCAGCCCAAAAGCGGCCGAAATGCGGATGAAAAACGTCAATACGCTGTTCCAGTGGATGACAGAAATGCTGGAGGGCAGCGATATCGATGAGGCGATGACGCTGACGCAGGTTGTCACCCGGTTTACGCTGCGCGATATGATGGAGCGCGGCGAAAGCGAGGAAGATATGGATCAGGTTCAGTTAATGACGCTGCATGCGTCGAAAGGCCTGGAATTCCCCTACGTCTACCTGGTTGGGATGGAAGAAGGGCTGTTGCCACATCAAAGCAGCATCGATGAGAACAACGTTGAAGAAGAGCGTCGGCTGGCCTACGTGGGCATCACCCGCGCGCGTAAAGAGCTGACCTTCACCTTGTGCCGCGAGCGTCGGCAATATGGCGAGACCATCCGCCCGGAACCGAGTCGTTTTCTGATGGAGCTACCACAGGATGATTTGAAGTGGGAATCCGAGCGTAAGATTGTCAGCGCCGAAGAGCGGATGCAGACCGGACAAAGCCGCGTCGCCAATCTGAAAGCGATGCTCGATAAGGCGAAAGGGAAGTAG